A genomic segment from Sander vitreus isolate 19-12246 chromosome 3, sanVit1, whole genome shotgun sequence encodes:
- the lbhl gene encoding uncharacterized protein lbhl, with protein MEEMSGDPNCEDMQRKDQRLPFQIFPDPVEVVLGPETTLNCLDHDHAKERLPSIVVEPTELSEVESGELRWPPENMDMEEDEEDLFLEQCIPPANIADWGEEEEEEKETLVILNQQQGLTLIDLQSDAFRDDTPTLPPSSAPAFN; from the exons ATGGAGGAGATGAGTGGAGATCCAAACTGTGAAGACATGCAAAGGAAGGACCAACGATTGCCATTCCAG ATCTTTCCTGATCCTGTTGAGGTTGTCCTGGGCCCAGAGACCACTTTGAACTGCCTGGACCACGACCATGCGAAGGAGCGTCTACCCTCCATTGTTGTGGAGCCCACAGAGCTGAGTGAGGTGGAGAGCGGAGAGCTGCGCTGGCCTCCGGAGAATATGGACAtggaggaagacgaggaggacCTGTTCCTGGAGCAGTGCATCCCCCCAGCCAATATCGCAGACtggggagaagaggaggaagaagagaaggagacaTTAGTTATACTGAACCAACAGCAAGGCTTGACACTCATTG ACCTTCAGTCAGATGCATTTAGAGATGACACCCCAACCCTTCCACCGAGCAGCGCTCCGGCCTTCAACTGA
- the c5ar1 gene encoding C5a anaphylatoxin chemotactic receptor 1 — MGDYGDYEVNLNTTNSNDYDNYTLPVFPEILAPTIQPIQIAALVFYGIVVLLGVPGNALVVWVTGFYMPRSATSLWFLNLALADLLCCLSLPLLMVPIAHDDHWHFGSLACTLVKGLFYLVMYCSVLQLVLISVDRWMLVSRPVWCQNNRRPKQAVCVCVAVWCLALIGSIPQFVYTKEIKAGEDKRECLTVYTPLSAWLVTTYRFLLGFFLPFLVIVVCHLMVYRRTQSGLMRARTRSKRTLRVILAVVLSFFLCWLPLHIVDFLSLTVPRKSTHSPKLYLAQVLALCLAYFNSCLNPLLYVCLGRGFKESMNRSVRSMLQFISEDPTTKMSITINDTKSSSNGNETTKNVMV, encoded by the coding sequence ATGGGTGACTATGGGGACTATGAAGTGAATTTGAATACAACCAATTCAAATGACTACGATAATTATACACTGCCTGTGTTTCCTGAAATTTTGGCCCCTACAATTCAACCGATCCAGATCGCGGCTCTGGTCTTCTACGGCATTGTGGTCCTGTTGGGTGTCCCCGGAAATGCTCTGGTGGTGTGGGTAACAGGGTTCTACATGCCGCGCTCTGCCACCTCCCTCTGGTTCCTGAACCTCGCGCTGGctgatcttctgtgctgcctctccctccctctgctcaTGGTCCCTATAGCCCATGATGACCACTGGCACTTTGGCTCGCTGGCCTGCACATTAGTCAAAGGCCTGTTTTACCTGGTGATGTACTGCAGTGTCCTGCAACTGGTTTTGATCAGTGTGGATCGCTGGATGCTGGTCAGTAGACCCGTCTGGTGTCAGAACAACAGGCGGCCTAAGCAggctgtctgcgtgtgtgttgcTGTCTGGTGCCTGGCCCTGATAGGCAGCATTCCCCAGTTTGTTTACACCAAGGAGATCAAAGCAGGTGAAGACAAGCGAGAGTGCCTGACAGTGTACACTCCACTCAGTGCCTGGCTCGTCACAACCTACCGCTTCCTGCTGGGATTCTTCCTCCCTTTCCTGGTGATTGTTGTGTGTCACTTGATGGTGTACAGGAGAACACAGAGCGGACTGATGCGTGCTCGGACCCGCTCCAAGCGCACACTGAGGGTCATCCTTGCTGTGGTGCTGAGCTTCTTCCTCTGCTGGCTCCCACTACACATTGTGGACTTTCTCTCATTGACGGTCCCTCGGAAATCCACTCACAGTCCCAAACTTTACCTGGCACAGGTTTTAGCACTCTGTTTGGCATATTTCAACAGTTGCCTGAACCCGCTGCTCTATGTGTGCCTGGGCCGGGGCTTCAAAGAGAGCATGAACCGCTCAGTGCGCAGCATGCTCCAGTTCATCAGCGAGGACCCTACGACCAAGATGAGCATCACTATTAACGACACAAAGAGTTCGAGCAACGGGAATGAGACAACTAAAAATGTGATGGTGTAG